In Exiguobacterium acetylicum, the genomic stretch AAGGGTGATGGTGTCAGACCGACTTACGTAGTCGGTCTTTTTTAGTGGGCGGAGTGAGAGATACGGCGGAGGACGGATGGCATAATAGCATGGTTTGTTTAATATGAGAATAGAAACGACTAAAGGAGTATAAAATCATGATGCGACGAGTTTTTAGTATCATCAGTCTGTTAGCTGTCTTGATCGTCTGTACGACATCGACGCAACCGTCTCGGTTCGAACGTTCGAAACCGGTCGCGACGATCGAGGATCATTACGAGGGACAAATCAATTGGCCGAGTGAAAGTGATCCGTTGCTGGAGCTTAACGCTAAACCGTAATCTACATATTGCCGACCAAAGCCCGTCTCCTTGAAGAAGACGGGCTTTTTGGTAACGTTAAATGACAGTCATTGCGTTCAAGAAGACGAACAAGAACGTAATGCCGCTCGTCAAAATCAAAAAGGGGAGGACGATCAGTAATTCAAGATGCGGACGAACGCCATGGTAGAACAGAAAGAACAGTGACAAACAGGCGGTCGTGATCGTCAGCGCAAGTGAGGCAATCAATTCATGAAGGGGTTCAACGAACGGAATGAGGGACGATCCCGTGATCGTGTCGAAGGCGAAACCGAAGGACAAAAAAATGAGTAAGTACAAAAGTGATTTTTGACGAAACATGCGGCATGTCTCCTTTTCTGAACGATACATTCAGTATAATGCCTAGCTTGTCATTCTTACCTAACAAAAATGTAAGAATGTGGCTGAATTTAAACAACCTGGTCTTCTTTATATAATAACGTCAAACGTGTCATCATAAAGTAGAGGAAAGCGGCGCTACTCGCGATTGTCTGAAAATAGAGCGGTTGAAACAAAGCATTGAAAACGATTAATAAGATGCCACCAATAAGTAAGGCGATGCCTTGATTCAGGAAGAGATGTGATGCAAAAGAAAGTGGACGCGTTCGGAAGCCGAAGTAACGAATCGCGTCAGTCAGGATGCCGCCGACTGTGATGACAATCATAAACGACAGCAATGTCTCAAAAACACCTGAATAATACCCAGCGTCCGTCTCGAGCATAAGGCGAGGTGACGATGGGAGATGTTGATACAGCATTAAAAAAATCCAGTTAGTCATCAGTAGTCGAAATGACAGACGGATCATGGTGTTCCTCCTTCCCGGTTTTCATGACGATGAATAGGCGGGTGACCATCAAATATAAAAAGGCAGCGACTACGTTTCCGGTGAAAAATACCGCAGGAAGCGAAGTGAACAAAATGAACGCGCCAGCAAACACGAAGACCGTGCCTTGATGAACGAGGAGATGTGTCGTCCACGGTAGCGAACGCTTCGTGAAACGGACAGCTAACAGCATGTCAGCCATCGCGATGCTGCTGAAGAACAGAAGCATGACAGCGTCTAACTGTTCATTGACCAACTGCTCCGCATAAGACAGAAACGGAATCATCATCGTCATCGATCCAAACAAATGGAGAAACAAAAAGAAGCTGAGGACGGTCCGACCGAGCCACCCGAACAGATAGGGGAGGAATGACGGATACTTCCGTGCCGACTCGGAGACGATAAGATACATCAACGCTACACCAGAACAGAATACGATCGGAACGAGCGAAAACGAATGCGGCTGCACAAGTAGATAGAGGACGATGCTTGCGAACAACGCGACGACTTGATTGAGAATGAACCGTTGTGTGAGTGAAATAGTCGAACGGAATAACAGGCGTGGAAGCCCTTCTGTTAAGAGTGCACCAATCAGGATGAGAGGACCGGCAAACAGTAGACCAATCAGGAAGAAGTCGGTGAAGGACGTGCCGTAGATTGCTGGATCCCCCATCTCAAGCCCAGCAATCAGTGCGTACAAGAAAGCAAACAATATCGCAGAAACGAAACTGCTCTTTACGATAGACAACATGAGATAAGTCCTTTCCAGCTGACGTTCAAAATAGTTTGTACCAATAAAGTGTCAGATTGATGTGTGGATTGGCGAATTGTTTTAGGCTATCGACACCGCCAAGCACGAAGCCTTCTCGCGCGTAAAACCGGCAAGCTATCAGATTATCGTCCTGTGCTTCAAGGGACAGACCAACCAACTCACGTTGCTGTGCCCACTTCTTCGCAGCGGCAAGCAGTTGGTGTCCGACGCCTAGTTTACGAAACGTTTGTTTAACGGCGATGTTCTCGATGTAAGCGAAACGGTTCCAATCACGTACGAGACGGATCTGTCCAATACAAGAAGTGCCGGAGAAGGCGAGTAGGACGATACGATCTTTATGATCAATATAAGTAGACCAATCGAGACGGTCGTCCGGGAAATGGGTCTCGGTAGCTGTTTCATAAAGTTCTTCCGTGTAGGACCAAGTGGTACCGGAGAACTGCGGAACAATACGTCCGATGATTGGGAACGGTTCGTTGGCATCATTAACGAATGGAATACTTTCGGTCGAGAGCGGGCAAATCGTCAGCTGTTTTGTCTCTTTCATCGTCATCCTCCTTCTATCCTTAAAAATATACTTCACTCTCTTCATCATCTCCTAAATGCTGAGAACTGTCACGAGGAGAGATAAGAGAACAGGTCAATTTTAGCTAAAAACGGGTTTTAATTTTTCTAAAAAAGGAATTGCATGAACAGGAACGAATACATAGTCAGAAGACGATGAAACAGTACAGAGAGACAGCAGTAGAGGACGTGACAACATGAACATGGATACGGTCAACCAGTATCTCGATGCCTATGGATATGGCGTTATTTTCATCTTTTTATTTTTTGGCATCGTCGGGATTCCGGCACCGGAAGAATCACTACTCGTCCTGATTGGAATCTTAAGTGGTCAGAACGAAGAACGTTTGATTTATTCGATCTTAACGGCATACGCTGGGACGTTCGTCGGTATGTTGACGGCATATGGCGCGGGCCGCTTCTTTGGACCGACTGTCTTACGATACGGTCGGTTCATCGGATTGACGAGGGAGCGCTGGGAGCGGGTGTCGAACGGCTACATGGGACGGATTAATCGGACGATTATCGCCGGTCTTTATATCCCGGGCGTGCGGCAAATCAATCCGTATTTTGCGGGGATGAAGCGGATTCCGTTCGGTCGGTATTTCTGGGTGTCGGCACTTGGTTCTGCGCTATGGGTCGTTCCTTTCGTCTTACTCGGTCACTTTGCCGGAAAGACGTTTCATATCAAGCCGGAAGTCGTACCGTATTTCGGACTTGCCTTACTCGTATTGTTCCTGCTTGGAGTACTCGTCAAATGGCTCAAGCGTAAACGGCTCGAAAAACGCGTCGTTTCAGGGAAAAACCAAGCGGGAAAAGAAGACTAAGCGATACTTCTTTTTAAAGGATTTTTGCGGATAGTTTGAAGGAGTGGACATACGATGCAAAAAATAGTGATCTTTCCTTTTTTAAGGATGCGATCCGGTCATCATCTCGTCGCGGAAGCCATCGCTGAACGATTGCAGGGACCAGATGTTGAAGTCAAGGAAGTAGAGTTACTCAGTACGATCAGCCCGTTCGCAGAATGGGTGACATCGAAATTTTATCTGAACTGGATCCGACATTTCTCAAACGGTTATAGTCGTTTTTACCATCGGCATATTGCCGGGCGTTCGAGTAACGCGCGTTCGACCGGATGGACGTCGCATTATTTCCAACAGCAGATGTTACGAATCATCCGAACGGAACAACCGGATGTCATCATCTGTACGCATGCGTTTCCGTCCTATCTCTTGAATCAATTGAAGGAACGAAACCTTTGTGATGTACCCGTCATCAATGCCTATACCGATCTATTCGTCAGTCGCGTCTGGGGAAAGACGCATATCGAGTACCACTTGTTACCGAATCGTGAGGCGAGGCGGGAATTACACGCGCACCATGCTGTACCAGAAGAGCGGTTGTTCGTGACGGGAATTCCTGTCCATCCAGCCATTTCTGGTGGTTCGATCATTCGTTCGACGCAGTCGCGCAAACAAATTCTGGTTGCTGGCGGAAACGGTGGACTCGGTCAACTCGAGACGTTGCTGACGCAAATCGAACAGTGTGAGGAAGCCGATTTTCATGTCTTGTGCGGGAACAATCAGACGCTTTATAAACGGTTAGCCACTCGACGTCATCCACATATCCATCCACTCGCCTATATCGATTCAAGAGATGAGATGAATCAATTGTACGAACGGATGGATGCGATCGTCACGAAGCCGGGTGGCGTGACGGTTAGCGAAGCGTTCGAAAAACGTGTACCGCTGTTCATTCAACACGTCCTACCGGGGCAAGAAGAGATCAATCGCACATATTTGATGGAGAAAGGGCTTGCGTTCTCCTTTAATCAAACGGATTCACTCGCGGACGTCATCCGTCGGACGCTTGAGAACCCGGACGTCATGCATGCTTGGCAACAAGCGGTCATGCAGTATCAAAATGATCGTGTCATGGCCGATCAGCGATTTTTCGCAGAACGAATTGCGGGTTGCCTGCAAGATCGTCGTCAAAAAGCAAATGGATAATAAGGGAGTTAGTTTACATGCGTTCACGTCTTGTCACAGCGGGAGTTCTCGCGACACTTGCCTATACGGTCGTTCCGTATATGGCGTCACGCGTCTTTGGATGGCGCGTTACGAAATCACTGGACTCACGATTCGTCGCCTTGACGTTCGATGACGGTCCAGATCCTGTCTATACGGCAGAACTACTGGATCTCTTACAACAAGAAGGCATTCACGCGACGTTTTTCGTCGTAGGTCATAAAGCAGAAGCACATCCGGACCTCATTCGCCGGATCCACGAAGAAGGACATCAACTCGGGATTCACAATTATATCCATCGTCCGAACTGGTCGATGCGACCGTCGACAGTCCGTTCAGGCATCGAGCGGACGGCTACAATCATTGAACGGATCACGGGCGAACGTCCGACGGTCTATCGTCCACCGTGGGGCGCACTCAATGCTGGGGATGTCCTCTGTCCTCCTTCTTACAACATGATTCTCTGGTCGAAGATGGCAGAGGACTGGAAGTTAGAGGGCGGAAAGGCGAAAATCAAACGGCTGCTATCAAATGTGTCAGAAGGAGACATCATCTTGCTCCACGATAACGGGGATACGTTCGGTGCAGATCCACAAGCACCCGTGCAGACGATCGCGGCGCTGAAAGAACTCTTGCCGGAGTGGAAAGCACGTGGTTTACAGTTTCGTCGAATCGATCAAGCGTAAAGAAAGAGGACTTACCGGTTTCATGGTAAGTCCTCTTTTGCATGGATGAAGCATTGCGTGATATGTCGTCCTCCGATGATAGGGGATCTGTTTTTGCATCACCCAGCGCAGTCTACTCAATAATCGAATGGGTATGATAAAGATTAAGAACGGACCGGTTCGCGGTCTTGCGTCGTCATCGCTGCCTCAGCATCGACCTCGTACAGAATGACACGGTTCCGCCCTTGTTCCTTAGCGGCATATAACGCTTCGTCGGCAAGAATATTCATCCGCTGAGCAGCGACGTGTTTCCCATGGGCGATGCCAACGGACGCTGTGATCGAGATGGCGGGAAAGCCGTCGAGCTGAAAGCGCGTGTTCGCGATCCGCTCCCGGATTCGGTTGGCGACCTTCGCGACTTTCGACGGCGTCAAATCATAGACGAGGACCATGAATTCCTCTCCCCCGATGCGCGCCGTGATATCATGCGGACGCGTTTCTTCCTGTAAGATCCGTGCGAACTGTTGTAAGACGAGATCCCCGTTCGCATGCCCGTATGTATCGTTGACATGCTTGAAGTGGTCGATGTCGAGTGCGAGCACATTGTAGACCCGTCCTTCTTCTTCGAGCAACGCCGTCCGATCGTCCCAAACACGGCGATTGTACAGTCCCGTCAAGTGATCGAGTTCCGCTGATTGTTTATAGCGCTGTACTTGTTCGTTGAGCAACTGAAAATCAATCGTCAACAGACTCGATAACAGCCCGACCGCCAGTCCGATCGTCCATGTCGAAGCGAGCAAACGAAGAGCGGCGTCACTAAAGCCGAGATTGATCGAGACGGCAATCGAGATCATGAACAACGCCCAGACGTTCATGATGAGATTTTGCAGGAATGGTCGGTGGAGCAACCGTTTATGGATGAAGTACATCCCGGAGCTGATGCCAAGGACTGCAAGAAACGCGACGACCGCTTGTGGTGTCCAGCCGAAATAGAACCGGGAGCAGCCGATGATTAGCGTTGCGATGATCAGGGGCGAGCGGACGCCATAAAAAGCGAGCAGGACGAGCGGTAAATGACGCAAATCCATCCGTAACGACTCGTTGACGGCGATCCCCTTGAACATCAATAGCACCCCGAGCAGCCCGGTCGCGAGACCGACGATGAGGGATTTCAAGCTACTTGACGCAAGACGCTGACTATAGATGATTTTGGCGATCAAATAAAAGCCGGTGAAGGCGATGCAAGCATTCAATAACAACTCGGCAATGAACATCGGTTCCACATCCTTGAGTATGATACTTTCACGATAGCAGTTTGTTAAAGGATGTCAACGAGAGAGTCTCAAAATTTTAAAGATTCAGGTAAAGACTTGCTCAAACAAATTTATTTGGTAAAATTAGAGAGCTTTAGGGAAGGAGTGGGATGAGAATGGAACTGAAGCATGTCACGATAGAAGCGCGAAAATTTGATGGACGTCCGCACTATTCATGGGACGGCTATGTCCTTGAACAGACGGAAAACTATCTGCTCGTCGCGAATACGCCCGGGCGGACTCTTTTACATCATCGTCGCGAAGCGGTTTATACATACGACAATTATAGTCTCGAATTCTATCCGCTTGATGCGGATTTTACGGTCGGTCTCGATTTAGAGCGGACGGGAGAGGTGACGTACTACTGTAACATTTGCTTACCGCCGGTTCTTCAAGGAAATAGCTTATCGTTCATTGATCTGGATCTCGATCTCGTTCATCGTGACGGCGTGTGGACGGTCGTCGACGAGGACGAATTTTTAGAGAACCAACAATTGTACGACTATCCGCCTGATGTGATTGAACGAGCCCGTGCATCGTTACTGAATCTACAAGAACGAATCGCGCAGCAACAGTTTCCGTTTGACGGCTTTTTGGATCCATTCATCCCGACCGTCCTGCAGATGAAGAGAAGGGGGAATGACACATGAAGACGATTCGTTGCCACCGGGCATTTGGTGTCTATGGATTATTGATGAAGGAGGATGCCTTACTCGTCATCGACAAGAATGGTGGACCGTATATCAATCGCTATGACTTACCAGGGGGAAGCCTCGAAGAAGGAGAGACGCTCGCTACGGCGATGCGCCGGGAATTCACGGAAGAGACAGGGCTCGAAGTGGCACTCGAACGACAGATCGGCGTCGCGGACTTCAAGCTTCCGTGGGATTGGCGCGAGTTCGACGAAGTCCATCACATCGCCGTCTTTTATCTCGTCCGACAGACGGGTGGAACGCTGAGTATCCCCGAACAATTCGTCGGACAAGACTCACTCGGTGCGCGCTGGGTCAAGGCGAGTGACGTCTCGATTGATAACGCGTCTCCGCTCGTACTCGAAGCGTTTCGCTGGATCGAGGAACAGCAACTCGATCTCGAGGCACGACACTTTTCGAATTGGGACGTCTTAAAATGAACAGGAGCGCTCTTCGTTAATGGAGAGCGCTTTTTTATGTCTGCAATGTCATAAAGACGAATCGTCAGGAGTGTTGGTCAAACCAAGCAGCATCATCTGATTGGTTCGCATGTATTTTTTTCGAACAATCCTCGACCTCTTCCTGTCATATTTCCTAGAAAGGAGGAATCACCATGCAAGTCCCATATCTCCCGGTTCCCCATACGCTCTTAAGGAGCGGGACGGCATTTGCGTCCGTCCATGAAAAGATGATCTATCTGATCCTTGAAAGCTTCAGTGGTCAGGATGGTCAAGCATTCCCGTCCTATCAGACGATCGCCGACGCTGTTCCGTGCAGTAAATCGACGGTTAAGTCATGTATCCAGTCCTTGATCGCAAGCGGTCGGATCGAGAAAGTCGAACGGTTCACGAAACACGGAGGACAGACCTCGAATGCTTACCGTGTCCTGCCCCGTGTCGACACACCGTCCCCGTCGAGTCAGGAGGCGACTGCTCCCAAGGTTTCTGCTGCCTCCGAAGAAGAAGTCTTGAAGAATACGACTTTAAAAAAGGAGCTGGTGCAGCAGTACGAAACGAATCTCGGCAAGGCGACACCACGAATCGAGCAGGAATTGCTACAGCTGGCAACAGACCATCCGATCGAGCACATTCGGTATGCGATCGAAGAAGCGGCGCGAGCGAACAGTCGTCATTTTGGTTACATC encodes the following:
- a CDS encoding MGDG synthase family glycosyltransferase: MQKIVIFPFLRMRSGHHLVAEAIAERLQGPDVEVKEVELLSTISPFAEWVTSKFYLNWIRHFSNGYSRFYHRHIAGRSSNARSTGWTSHYFQQQMLRIIRTEQPDVIICTHAFPSYLLNQLKERNLCDVPVINAYTDLFVSRVWGKTHIEYHLLPNREARRELHAHHAVPEERLFVTGIPVHPAISGGSIIRSTQSRKQILVAGGNGGLGQLETLLTQIEQCEEADFHVLCGNNQTLYKRLATRRHPHIHPLAYIDSRDEMNQLYERMDAIVTKPGGVTVSEAFEKRVPLFIQHVLPGQEEINRTYLMEKGLAFSFNQTDSLADVIRRTLENPDVMHAWQQAVMQYQNDRVMADQRFFAERIAGCLQDRRQKANG
- a CDS encoding NUDIX hydrolase, with protein sequence MKTIRCHRAFGVYGLLMKEDALLVIDKNGGPYINRYDLPGGSLEEGETLATAMRREFTEETGLEVALERQIGVADFKLPWDWREFDEVHHIAVFYLVRQTGGTLSIPEQFVGQDSLGARWVKASDVSIDNASPLVLEAFRWIEEQQLDLEARHFSNWDVLK
- a CDS encoding DUF402 domain-containing protein: MELKHVTIEARKFDGRPHYSWDGYVLEQTENYLLVANTPGRTLLHHRREAVYTYDNYSLEFYPLDADFTVGLDLERTGEVTYYCNICLPPVLQGNSLSFIDLDLDLVHRDGVWTVVDEDEFLENQQLYDYPPDVIERARASLLNLQERIAQQQFPFDGFLDPFIPTVLQMKRRGNDT
- a CDS encoding GGDEF domain-containing protein, which translates into the protein MFIAELLLNACIAFTGFYLIAKIIYSQRLASSSLKSLIVGLATGLLGVLLMFKGIAVNESLRMDLRHLPLVLLAFYGVRSPLIIATLIIGCSRFYFGWTPQAVVAFLAVLGISSGMYFIHKRLLHRPFLQNLIMNVWALFMISIAVSINLGFSDAALRLLASTWTIGLAVGLLSSLLTIDFQLLNEQVQRYKQSAELDHLTGLYNRRVWDDRTALLEEEGRVYNVLALDIDHFKHVNDTYGHANGDLVLQQFARILQEETRPHDITARIGGEEFMVLVYDLTPSKVAKVANRIRERIANTRFQLDGFPAISITASVGIAHGKHVAAQRMNILADEALYAAKEQGRNRVILYEVDAEAAMTTQDREPVRS
- a CDS encoding helix-turn-helix domain-containing protein, with amino-acid sequence MQVPYLPVPHTLLRSGTAFASVHEKMIYLILESFSGQDGQAFPSYQTIADAVPCSKSTVKSCIQSLIASGRIEKVERFTKHGGQTSNAYRVLPRVDTPSPSSQEATAPKVSAASEEEVLKNTTLKKELVQQYETNLGKATPRIEQELLQLATDHPIEHIRYAIEEAARANSRHFGYIEQVVKRLATGLPVERRKRIIKRSRRDTSLFQLPNWIEQEKAAQRAYEAHQKKKQSIPDDAEIAELLQALTREGA
- a CDS encoding polysaccharide deacetylase family protein — its product is MRSRLVTAGVLATLAYTVVPYMASRVFGWRVTKSLDSRFVALTFDDGPDPVYTAELLDLLQQEGIHATFFVVGHKAEAHPDLIRRIHEEGHQLGIHNYIHRPNWSMRPSTVRSGIERTATIIERITGERPTVYRPPWGALNAGDVLCPPSYNMILWSKMAEDWKLEGGKAKIKRLLSNVSEGDIILLHDNGDTFGADPQAPVQTIAALKELLPEWKARGLQFRRIDQA
- a CDS encoding DedA family protein, producing MNMDTVNQYLDAYGYGVIFIFLFFGIVGIPAPEESLLVLIGILSGQNEERLIYSILTAYAGTFVGMLTAYGAGRFFGPTVLRYGRFIGLTRERWERVSNGYMGRINRTIIAGLYIPGVRQINPYFAGMKRIPFGRYFWVSALGSALWVVPFVLLGHFAGKTFHIKPEVVPYFGLALLVLFLLGVLVKWLKRKRLEKRVVSGKNQAGKED
- a CDS encoding GNAT family N-acetyltransferase: MKETKQLTICPLSTESIPFVNDANEPFPIIGRIVPQFSGTTWSYTEELYETATETHFPDDRLDWSTYIDHKDRIVLLAFSGTSCIGQIRLVRDWNRFAYIENIAVKQTFRKLGVGHQLLAAAKKWAQQRELVGLSLEAQDDNLIACRFYAREGFVLGGVDSLKQFANPHINLTLYWYKLF